CATTCTACATACCACGTCTCTCCCAGCTCCccccagagctccctgtgctggtTCCCTGGCCTTGCCCACACCCCGATGGGCCCGCACTCATACCACTGAGGCACTCCAGGATGAGGTAGAGTTTGCCACCAGTCTGGAAGGCATAGGCCAGTTCCACAATGAAGGGGTGCTTCACTGACTCTAGAATGTTCCGCTCAGCCCGCGTGTGTGCCGTGTCCTTGGCGTTGCGCACAATTTTGGCCTGCAGAGGCAGGGATCGGTTAGAAGCTGGGCCCCCAGGACTCCCTCAGTCCCTCCAGCCATTACCCTTCAGCCATTCTCTATCAACCCATTGTATTTCTCCATAATTCTGCAGCTATCAGCAACCATCCTTTCCAGGGACTGGTTTATTCTAGTCGTGCCATGTTTCTCAACCTCCGCACTCATGACATTTGGGGctgataattctttgctgtggggggcTGTCTTTTGCATTGTAAGACCTTTAGCAGAATCCCTGGGCTCGACCCACTGGATGCCTGTGGCAGCCCCTCTCTAGTCATGACTCAGAAATGTACACCGACATTGCCAACATTGCCAGACGTTGCCTGGGAGGCAATACTGCCCATGGTTGAGAATATACTGCAAAACAATATAATTGCTACTGACAATAAACAAGCAAGTGCCCAAGACAGAGACCATCTCCTCCACCCCGTTCACTGCTGTCTCCCAAAGGCCGCTGTAGTACATTGGGAATGGCAGCCACTGGGTGAGGCTCTGTCGGCTGAATGAATGACTCACCTTCCTCAGGACTTTCATGGCATATATTCTGCCCACATTGGTGCCCTGCACCTTTCGCACCTGGAACACCTGCAGGACAGGGGAGACAGGATCAACCTCCCTCTCCATATCCTATCTTCAAAAAGCCCTACCCTGAAGCTCTGGCACTGGGACCAAGAGGCCCACCCAAGAGTGGGGCGGTAAAGATTTCAAGTCCGATTCTAAGAGGATTTACAagtcaaacttttttttcttttaactttttggctgccggcatgtgcgatcttagttccccgaccagggatcgaatccccaccccctgcattggaagcactgGATCGCCACAGAAGTCTCTATAAGTCTAATTTGTTTTGAGACCCTTTGGTGCAGCAAGACTAAGCCTGTGAGGCcagtgaggaaggaggagggccAGTACCTTGCCATAGTTCCCCTTGCCCAGCACGCGCAGCAGCTCGAAGCAGTGGGGCCCGATGCGCTCAGGGCCCGGGTTCACACTGCTCTCAGTCAGCTCCACCTCTTCATAGTGTCCCACAGGCCTGTGGACACAAGAAGTTAACGGGCTCAAGCTCCAGTGCTCCTCAGGTGCCCTTCCCCagcccattccctcctcccccaacacGACCCTCACTCACTCCAGGCCAGCCGCCCTCAACTCGGCAAGGGGACACACGTCCTGTGAGAAACCGAGGGGTAAGAGCCAAGGGAGGTGCCAGGCTCCCTCCCCCCAAGCTGGACTGCTTGGCCCAGGCGTGGAGAGGGTGAGGAATGGGAGCTGGCAGGCGATGGACCAGGACTGGGGAGGAGAGGCGAGGGCAGGAAAGGGAGACGCAGGGGAAGGGCTGGGGGCCTGCAAGACAGGTGGGGGTGAAGGTAGGGTCAGAGCCTAATAGTGGCTGGGATCTTGGACAGACCGGGGTCTGCAGGAGAAGAGCCCactctgggggcgggggggggggggcgggcgcaCGAGCGATCCCACCGCCTGGATGATGGGATCGAGCCGGGATCGAGCCGCGCCCGGGCGGACCACTCACCGCGGGGCTTAACTCTGGCTCGCCCTCGCCCTCGCTGCCTTCCTCCGTCTCCAGGTCCAGGTCAAACACCGCCGCCATGCCTGCGCCGGCCCCGAGGGCCCCCAGGCGCTTACCTAGCAGCGCTCTGACTGACAGGCCGACCCGGGCCTTGCGTCATCACTCCGCGACGGCGGCCTCGCGCGCCGATGACGCAAGAGGCTGCCCCTCCCGCGAGCTGGCGGCAAGAAAATTTGGCGTCCGTCACAAGGCATCTCGGGAATGGTAGTTCCTGAGTGCCGGGGTGCTAAAGCCCGCCGAACCTTCTTCCGCGGGCCCCTCAGTCTTCCCAGCACAGCTTCCTCCGGGGCGGCACAGGACAAGGGCCTCCTGGAAGCCGAGCATTTTGGTTCTGGGGCGACTTTGACTTTGGACGGGGCAGAGTCGAAGTGCATGCAGGTGTAAGTGTAAATGCAATTTCCAGCCCTGTTGGAGTCCTACGCTGCCAGGTTGTCTGGGTGGTGGCGAAAGGCGGGTCGAGTATATCTTTCTGTTCGCCTCTGAGAGGGAGCCGGCTGCTGCATCACGGTCTCTAACGTGCCTCCCGCTCGAGGACCCTCAAGTCAGCATTTACTGCTCCGTGCTCAGCTCACTGCTGGGCTTTGTTGCCAGATTCCTGTCGGAAAGGGTTTGGGTCTCAGTGCTCCACCCGTAATTATGGGCTTGTGCTGTGCGTCCGACACACGGACTTGTGTTCGGTGACACTACAATAATGAACACACCAAACCTAGTCCGTGAGTTTAGATTTGGGGATGGATTCTTGTTGGATGGGACTCTGAGAGTGTGAACTGGGCCAGACCAGGCCTTGGATGAGTTCTGATATTTGGAAGCTGTCTGGGTGTGCATTCCAGTTGGACAGGGGAGGCTAGATATGAGCTCAAATGGACAGAATTCAGGGTCTCCATGCTGGAGGAGGGTTATCTGGTTGGGTGTGGCCCTCGTTGTAATTCCACCCTCGGGTTTGGGTCCTGGTGGAGGTGCCCCCGGCAGGCCCCTCTCCAAAGGTCAACCCAGAGGCCTGGTCAGTGTGGCGGTTTATTCTTAGCTCTAGACGCTATGGATATCCCCTTAACTACCTCTCCCTCGCCCTTCCCCATCCCCTGTCTACCTGGGCTTGAGAAGTGTTGTCCAAGTCGCAAGAACCTATCCCAGACTCTGGACGTTTCACTAGTCCATAAGACTTTATTTGGAGAGGAACGCTTATGGAGCTGTCCACAGCTCCTGTGCAGCACAGAGGCAGAGTTCTTAAAGCAGCCCCCCCTGAATGAGGGAGTGTAGAGTCTCCTCTGCCAACGCAAGTTAGGTGTGCCTGAGGCCAAAGCACCAAAGCTTGGTGGATAAGGTGCATAGTGCACAGGAGGGGTGTTCACATGTCTCAGGGCCACATACAGGAGGTGAGTGGGGCCTGGAAGCTGAGTGGGCAGGTACAACTTAGTAAAAGCAGAAACCTGGACCTTGCATCTTGTCCCTCGACTCTTCATCCACTGTGGTATGACATCGAGGCAGTGGCctttcctctctgagcctgtttccttttctgtagaaTGGGGCAATAGTGTCTGCCTGGAGGGGAGATGGTTACTGCTGACCCCAGGTCACCTGCTTCTACTGCTCAGGCCAAATGAGGCAGGTGGGGCGCTGCCAAACATTGTCAGGAGGCTCCAGAACTATCTAGAATATGTTAAATGAGGGGGTGAGAGTAGGAGGACGAGGGATTTAGTCTCAGGTTTTCTTGGGATTTGTCCAAAGCCGGAGGCCAGGTTCTCTCCTGTAGGCAGCAGGAAGAGACAGACGTGGAGGGGTGGGAAGGATGGGCTGGGTTTGGGCCCACTCGAACTAACCTgggggcagggtgtgtgtgtgtgtgtgtgtgtgtgcaacttCTGTTGTTTCTCCATGACTAGAGTCTTGGGAAGCTATGGGCTGGACTGGGGCCTTCGGGAGGGCAAGCAGCCCACCAGCTACTTCTTTTGTGGCccctcaagtccaggaagccgtGGTGTCAAAATAGCCCTGCCGCTCTGGAACAGACCTGGGGCCTTGGAGAGGACCAGACCTCTCCAACGGTTGGGGCAGGGCCATGGGAAGAGAAGCAGGGAGAGCACCAGGGAGCAGAGAGCACCACCGCGTCCCCTCCAGCACTTGGCCCCTGCCCTCTGGCCCCAGCACTATTTGAAGTGGGACAAGAAGTAGGCAACGGGGTAGTGGGGCCCATCGATGCCCAGGCCCTGGCAGAGGCCCAACAGGCGGAGACGGGCCTCGGCCGGGCTGGACCCAGCACAGGCCACACTGCAGTAGGGCTCCTCGTATTCTCCAGGCACCAGGGTGTCCTCCAGCAGATTGAGACGCAGCAGGCCCTGGTCGTGAAGAGCCTGCAGGGTCTCGCGGCTGGCGGTGGAACTCAGCGCCTGCAGGTGCTGGGACACCAGGCACATGACACCCACCAGGTGGCCACGGGCGCGTGGGTGGGCAGGCAAGGCAGGCCGCAGGCCACAGGCCACCATAGTAGCAGCGAGCAGCAGGTCCACACCATAAAGCTCCAGGATCCAGTCTCGCAGGTAGAAGCCACCCATGCGGGGGTTGATCTCGATGAGCCGCGGACCAGCCCTAGTCAGCTTGAGCTCCACGTTGAAGACCCCATCCAGCAGCCCGCAGCCCAGGCAACAGCGGAAGGCTGCCTGCACCAGCTGCGCCTCCTGCTCCGGTGCCAGCCCAGTGGGCATGCAGGCCGCTGTCTCAGTGAAGCCAGGCAGCCGTGTGGGGCCATTGTCGGAGACGAAGGCAGCCAGCAGTCTCCCCCCAAACAACACCAGATCCACGTCGTGTTCGGTGCCCTCGATGAACTCCATCAGCAGCATGGCATTGCCCCAGCCCAGCCCGATGCCGGGGTAGTCGGCCTCGTCCTGCAGGTCTCGGGCGATCCGGGAAAAGTGCTCATGGCACTGCGATGCGTTCTCCACCAGCCGTACACCCACTGCACCCGCCCCAAACTCCAGCTTCATGACACCTGGCAGGGGCACCTGGCGGACAGCCCTGTCCACGTCGGCCTCGCTCTCCAGTGGGCAGCAGGGCACAGCATAGAGGGAGGGTGCGGGCCAGGGTGGGCCATGGCGGCACAACAAGTGCAGCTGGGTGCGGCTCTTCTGTTTAGCCACGTGCATGGCGGCTGGCGGATTGGAGGGCAGACCCAGCTTCTGGCAGAGCAAGGCCGTGAGCACCAGGCAGTCATCCCAGTAGGAAAAGCAGCCGTCTAGCTGCAGGCCGCGTGCCCGCACCAGCTCCAGCAGCACCCGTGCGCTCTCCTCATCATTCTGGTGGTCTGTTATATTGAAGTGGATGAAGGTCTGCACCAGCTGGGACGCAAAGTGGTTGGGGTCCGACTCCACCAGGTGCAGCTGCAGAAACCACAGGGCGGCAACACACGGAGATCAGCTTGTGCTGGGCGCTGGGCAATAGGATGGGGCCTAGAACATGGTCCTGGCTCTCAGGGGAGACAGCTTCACCAGTGCTACACGCTCAAAACTGATTTGTTGATGATTAAGTAGAAGGTACAGAGGTGGGACACCTAATCCAGCCAAGAGGGTAGGGAAGGCAACCTAGAGGAGGCAGTGCTTAAGCTGGGAGCTCAGTAAGGTTTAGCCAGAGGAAAGGTGGCTGCAGGAGGAGGGGGTGTCATCTAGATGGGAGGGGTGGCAGAGAGGGCTGGTGGACTCTTTCCCACTGGCAGGATCAGTCTGGCCAGGGTTTGTAGGGAAACCACCAGGGTTAGGGCTTGGGACTGCTGGTCTGGTGTCCCTAGTGGCCTTTTACTCCTAGCAGGGACAAAATTCAGCTAGGGGCGGGGAAAAGTTGAGACTCCTAACCCGGACGGGGCGACAGGCCCCACCCCTATGCTTGGGCTCCAGGCCCCCGGCTAGATCGCCCCGCTCAGACCCCGCCCCAAGGCCAACCCCGCCCCTGGCCCCGCTCCGGGCCCTGCCTCCACCACTCAGGCAGGGACTTTGagcccagccccgccccaccccgcccaccTTGATCCCGTAGTCGCGCGCCGCCTCCCACACGAACTTCTTGCTGAAACCGCCCGCGCCGAGCAGCAGCAGCTGTTTCCCCTCCATGAGGTAGCGCGCCGAGCGCCGCAGCATCGTCTCCACCAGCGGCGCGGCCGCCGCCTCCTCGTCCGCCAGCCCCGGGCGCGGCGCGGCCCACAGCCCTTCGAGCGCGCCGCACGCCTCCAGACACAGGCCTCCGTTCAGCTCCAGGGCCACGGGGGTCAGCGCGCGGCCGGCCACCGTCAGGGCGAAGTCCACCCCTGGGCCGGGCACGGGGCGCGGGCTCAGTGCGGGCCGCCTTCGGGCCTCGGGCCCCCCTCCTCCCGTCCCCGTCCCGGGCGGCCCGCACTCACCGAGGAAGTCAGTGCGGACCTGGCGCCCGCCGCGCTGCTCAGCGCTCAGGCCGGCCTCCAGGGTCAGCACGGCGGCTAGCGCGGCCTCGGCCGCCGCCTTGACGCGCTGCCGCACGACTGCCACCTGCGAGGCCTCACCCAGGCCGCACTGGGCCAGCGCCGCCTCCAGCGTCCGTGGCAAGGAGCTCTGATGCCGCAGAGGCCGGTCCCCACGGCCCACGCTGCACACCACCTGGGCAAGGTGCGGCTTAGGGGGCTGGTCCAGGAGGAGTCCGCCCGGGACTATTCCCGGCCCCAGCACACCTTCCGCTATGTCACGATCCAGGCCACACCCCTCACTGGACATTCAAGTCCTGTCCTCCAATGTGACTTACACTGCACAAACCACCTTCCCTGCCACTGCTCATCTGGTCCCCCTGTGGGACCAGGCCCAGCTGGGGTCTCTGCTCCCTAAGGGCTCTAAGCATGCTTGTTCCTAGTCCCTACAGCCCTGGGAGCCTGTTTCACCCTGGTGGGCTTAGCCCtagagctccctgagggcaaggTTGAGTCTCTCCCTCTCAGCTTGGCCAAGAGCTGTGTACCTAGGAGGGTCCCTAAGCCTCCCTCCTAAAGGGCTCCAGGTCCGGAGGTTTGTCAGGGACCCTGGGTCAGCCTCTTCTGTGGGGAAGAGGTTTCAGCCCTGGGCCCTGGTACCCAGCATGGGGTACCAGGTAGGGCTCCGGATGTGGGAGGAGCACAGGAAGGGTTGGAGAGGAGGGAAAGTGTCCGACGGAGTCCTCCCAGAGGCAACCAAAATCCTCCGCCCCCGCACCCCAAGATTTTGTCCTCTCTCTGCCAGGGGCCCTCATCAGCTCAGTGGAACTGGGCTGGGGCGTGGCAGCAGGGGCATGACCTGAACCCGAGCCATGCTCACCTTGCTTAGCAGGGGCTTGTCACCCTGTGTCCGACAGACCACAGCACAGATACGCAGAGCCAGCTCAGGGCCAGGCGGGGGGCTGCCTGGGGGAGGACAGTGAGGCCTGAGCACAGAGCAGCCGGGAGGCCGAGCCAAGTTCCACCTCTGGCTGGCTCAGGTGGCTCTCACCTGGGAGGGGCAGCCGGGCAGGTGGGCATACCGCCTCCACAAGGacactctcctcctcctccagtttCTCCAGCAGTGCCAACACTGTGTCCACCACTGGGCCCAGCTCAGCTCGGGGATACAGACGCATCACCTGCCGCCCCCTCCAGCGCCAGCCACTGAGCTTCACGGCTACCTGCAACAGGCAGGGAAAGGGGGCCTCCTCACCACCCCACGTACCTGCAGGGTGGGGCACTCATACCACAGGAGCTAATGAGTAAACTGAGGTAAGAAGGCAGGGGATTACCACAGAGATGGGGCAGTGGTAGGGCTCAAAGTTGGGGACTGCTTCCCAGCAGGACCCGGTAACCCTCCACGGGTCCCCTCCTGCTGGCCTCTGCACAACCTCGGGGGCAGAGCCTGTTACCTGCAGGGCATCACCCAGGGCCTCAGAGTGCAGAAAAGCCCCTACTTCCTCCTTCACCAGTGTCTCCTGGCCCTCTTTGCCATTCAGCTCCACCAGCCGTAGTCTCGGGCTGGCATCCCCTCCCCTCAGCAGTGCCGGCGGCTTGTAGGTGAAAGCCAGGGTAGCTGGCACAGCCACGTCACCCTGCCGAGCTAGCAATCGCCGCGTCAGCAGCCGGTCCTCCAGCAGCTGGGCCAGCTCGGCCGAGGCTCCTGTGGGGCAGGTCAGGTCGCGAGCGAGCTCAGCTGCCTCTCGACCCCGGccaggccccagccccaggcccgcCAGGAAGTAGGTGGCGCGGCGAGGAGGGACAAAATCGTCCAGGAATGTCAGGCCCCCCGGGTGGAAGCTCACGGCCTTGGAGACGAGCAGGGCTGCCTCGCCCGGCTGCCCTGGCGCTGGCACCTTTGTCAGCCAAGCAGGGGACAGGCAAAGGAGCATGTTTCctgtgggcagagggaggagggttGCTGGCCAGGGAAGGCTTAATGCCCCCATGCCCTCCACCTCCAACCTGGGCCCCTGGGTAGTCGGGGGCAGCTGCTCCCAGAACCACCCCCACTCGGAGTAGGGCAGCTGGCCCGGTGGAATGCAGGCAGTTGCCAGGGTTAGCGGGTATTTTGGGATGTGGCCGGGCCAGGGCAGGGCTGCCCTTTCTgtaggagggggtgggggaactTGGGCACACACTCACCCGGGCTCTGGACCCCACCCTCCAGCAGCAGAGACAGAAAGGTGCTGGGGGATCCCAGAATGCACAAGGTCACCTCCGCCCCAGGACAGCCTTGAGGAAGAGAACATTGCCAAGCTCACCAGGGGCTCCCCTTGCTCTCTTTCCGCccacctttccccacccccatagCCCTGCCCTCACCCTTGGACCCCCAGGTCCTCCCTGGGTATCAGACGAGAAAAGTAAAGGGGACAGAGGAAGCTGGAGAGCAAAGGGGAAGCTGCCTGCCCGCCTTGCCCTCTGAGGCTAGCTCCCTTCCCTCTGCAGCTGGCCCAGAAGGCACTGGAGGCTGGGTGACTGGAGACGTGGTTTTCTAGCCTGAGCTCTGCCACTGACTTTCTGTGTGACCCTTGGTCCCTGTGCGGTGGGGGGAGGagtctctgcacctcagtttcccagTCTGTACAATGGGGCCCAGTCTGTGATGTTCACGCACTCTAGCTGTAAGCCCTCTGTCCACACAAAATCTTTTGTGGCTGCCtgatacataaaacagataaagcaGAGGAGGAGTCCTGGGTCCCAGCTGCTAGCTGCCTCCACAGCAGCTCCCAAGACACTTCTGTAGAAGCTTTGGCTCCACAGAACATGGATTGCAAATCCCAGGGCTGGATTTtctggggggggggagggaagcCTTGATCTCTGACTTTACTGGTGCCAGATGCCCTTTGAAATGCCTGTCTTCCGGAGGTTGACTGGCCTTGTCTCCCTGGCTTCAGACCAAGCCAGAGCCTAGGGGAAGGGGCCGACCTTGACAGAGATGGGAAGCAGGCTGGGCTGAgggtgccccctccccccaggggtGCCCCCCTCCGTGGAGCCCTCGGGCACCTGTGCGGGGCACCTGGCTGCGGTCTTGGGTCTCCGGAAGGCCAGCTTGCTGCAGACAGCTCTGTAGGAGGCTGTGGTAGTAGACAGTCCAGGCCCGGGCCTCCGCCCCCTCGGGGGCGCCCTTGCAGTCCAGGGCCACGTCATGGCGCCAGGAACCATGGAAGCAGCCTGGGGGTGGCAGGCCAGAGCCCCCACCCCATGGGCCCTCCTCTTCTTCCAGGTCCTTGGAGCCCAGGGGGGAGTCACACTCAGGACACAGCggatccagggacagctgggGGAGGCAGAAGTGGTGGGTCTTGGGCAGGGTCGGCAAGGGGCATATTAAGTCACCCAAGGGTATAAGTCCGCCACTCTCCTAACCTTGGGCAGACACTGTCCTAGGAACAAAAGAGGACGGGTTGGGTTGGGGGACGAAGGCCTGTCACCAGGAACgtgtaagtgggagtgttttgtAAACTGTATGTGCAGTGCCCCAGCGGGTGGGAGCAGAAAGCAATGCGCTGCTGGCAGGACCACTGCCCCCTCATCCCACGCCCAGGCTGCCCCAGCTTGGTTCAGAGGGGCAGAGGTATTTTGCCGGTTTTGTTTATCGAGGCAGCCCTGGGACCTAAAACAGCCCCTGGCACACTGTAGCTGCTCAAAGTTTGATGACTGAAGAATAAGTGAACGAATGAACCAAGCAGTCACTCTTGGGCTGCTCTCTTCTCTCTGGCCTCAGTGACCCATGTACCATCGTGGAGTTCTGCTGAGACCTAAATATGTGGGTGAAGCTGGTCCACGGTCATCTCCAAGTAGGCTGGAGAATCTACCATACGCCCAGTCCTGGGCCAGGCATTAGTAAGGAAGAAGCTGGTGCCCTTCTTTTCAGATGTTCTGAGTCATGGAAATGCTCACTTTAGATGAAATCTTACACCCTGCCCCTCTCTGAGGCTGGCTGACTCCCAAATGAGGCTGCTCAGAATCTCACTGTGAACACACGTGCAGACACAGGTGTGGGCCTGTCCTCCGGGAGACAGGCTGGGCCTCCTTGGACAAGTCGTGAGGTTTCTTTGGGACTTGTGGGTGCCTGGTGCCTGCCCTGTCCACCCCCCCCCCCGGGGTGCTGATGAAGCTTGGACCTAGAGAATCACCGTGGTCATTGCGAGAGACAGCAAACTGCAGGCAGCCAGGAGGGCAGAGTTCTGGGCCTCAGACCTGGCCTGGAATCCCGGTTCGCCGGTGCCAAATTCTGAGGTTTGGTGCCCTTTCTTAGGAGCTGAGTCCCCTAAGAGCCCAGAATGGGTTCACTGCTATGTTCCCAAACTTAGAATGGGGCAGGGCGCATGGTAATAATAAGTTGCAGGTTGAATGAATGCCAGAGGGGACCAAGAGTGCCCGCCTCCCAGAGCTGATGGGGGAGAgaggcagtgcctggcacacggcaGCTGCTTGTCCCATGGCACACAGAGTGGGCGGTCAAGGGGTGTGTGCGCAGCTGGTCACGGGTCTGTCCGCACAGGCAGCCCCAGAGCTAGGCTTTTACGTGCCCGATGCCGCCCTCCGGGCCCTCCCTCTGATTAGGGTCTTGGGCTTTGGTGGGGAGGGACCAGAGGAGACTCACCATCTCACAGGTGGAGAGGCTGAGACGCTGATGGAAGAGactgacagagagagacagaggagggagtcAGGGCGGCCGGATCTCTAGCGCAGAGCCCAGCCCCTAAGACTCTGGGGCAGAGAGGTGGCCGCGACCGCGCCGCTCTCCTGTCCCAGCCAGGAGGTGTCCAaggctgccccacccccaccccaaggaaGCAGAGGGATTTCTGACGCCCGGACCCCATGGGGCCCGCACCCCGAGCTCACACATCCCAAGCTGCGCGGGGCAGGGCCCGGGGGTCCTGGCTCTCAGCCCTTCCAGCGGGGGGCGCGCCGGGTCCCCGCGCGTGTATGCGCGCGCTTCTGGGAGGGGTGAGCAGGCGGTGTCGCGGGTCCCGCTGAGGGGCGCGGGCGCTCAAGGTCCCGTCCCCGCGGCCCCTGCCCCGCAGCCCCCTCCCTGGCTCTCCCCGGGGCGCCGGCAGCAGCCGGCGTACCTGGCGGGCGGCAGCGGCTCGGCGGGGCTCTAACGGGCTCGGCGGGCGGCGCGGACCCGGCGTGACTCGGCGGCGGCGGCACAGCGCCCGGCCGAGGCGGCGCCGCTTTATATAGAAGCGCCCGGGGCATGCCCAGTGCCAGGCGGGGCGGCGCGGGGCGAAGTGGCCCGGCCCCACCGTCCTCCAGCCGGGGGACCCGGCAAAACCTCCGCCACCCATCCTGAACCTGGGGCCCTGGGGCCCTGGGGGTGGGCGGGCCCGACCCTGCCAGAGGCAAGGCGCCGGGGTGCCAGGGGGAGACAAACAGAGGGACAGGCAGAGGGACAGACAGGAGACACAGTAAGTCGAACAGAGGGCCAGGTTCTAACGGGTAGCGATCGTCAGAGAGGGTAACAGACTTAGGGGCCGCGGtaaagaaaagacagaggacAGAGGGGGATAAATAGAGAGAGACCCATAatggaagagagagggaaagagggtagagggggaggggaaagctgGAGCCGGCAGAGACTGGTACCAGGGCTCGCCCTCAGGGCTGGGGTGGCCAGGAGA
This region of Mesoplodon densirostris isolate mMesDen1 chromosome 7, mMesDen1 primary haplotype, whole genome shotgun sequence genomic DNA includes:
- the CARNS1 gene encoding carnosine synthase 1; protein product: MLLCLSPAWLTKVPAPGQPGEAALLVSKAVSFHPGGLTFLDDFVPPRRATYFLAGLGLGPGRGREAAELARDLTCPTGASAELAQLLEDRLLTRRLLARQGDVAVPATLAFTYKPPALLRGGDASPRLRLVELNGKEGQETLVKEEVGAFLHSEALGDALQVAVKLSGWRWRGRQVMRLYPRAELGPVVDTVLALLEKLEEEESVLVEAVCPPARLPLPGSPPPGPELALRICAVVCRTQGDKPLLSKVVCSVGRGDRPLRHQSSLPRTLEAALAQCGLGEASQVAVVRQRVKAAAEAALAAVLTLEAGLSAEQRGGRQVRTDFLGVDFALTVAGRALTPVALELNGGLCLEACGALEGLWAAPRPGLADEEAAAAPLVETMLRRSARYLMEGKQLLLLGAGGFSKKFVWEAARDYGIKLHLVESDPNHFASQLVQTFIHFNITDHQNDEESARVLLELVRARGLQLDGCFSYWDDCLVLTALLCQKLGLPSNPPAAMHVAKQKSRTQLHLLCRHGPPWPAPSLYAVPCCPLESEADVDRAVRQVPLPGVMKLEFGAGAVGVRLVENASQCHEHFSRIARDLQDEADYPGIGLGWGNAMLLMEFIEGTEHDVDLVLFGGRLLAAFVSDNGPTRLPGFTETAACMPTGLAPEQEAQLVQAAFRCCLGCGLLDGVFNVELKLTRAGPRLIEINPRMGGFYLRDWILELYGVDLLLAATMVACGLRPALPAHPRARGHLVGVMCLVSQHLQALSSTASRETLQALHDQGLLRLNLLEDTLVPGEYEEPYCSVACAGSSPAEARLRLLGLCQGLGIDGPHYPVAYFLSHFK